Part of the Polyangiaceae bacterium genome, GGTAAGGCTGCTCGACGACCAGGTTCCAAGGCTCACCGTTGCGCCAGAAGCGTCCCCAAATCTCGGGCGCCCGCGAGCCTCGCGAGCCGATCACGACGCCGATCACGTCGCCCGGCGTCAGCGCCGGTCGGCCCGCTGCGTGGGTCAGCACGTCGCCGTCCTCGAGCCCGATGCCGAGCCCGCTGACCCCCGTCAAGGCGAGGCCCCGCGGGCGATCTCCGCTGGCGGGCACCGGAAAGCCACCTGGGCGCGCGCCGGCATTGGCGAGGCGCAGCACGACCTCGGCGCGCACGCGCACGCCCTTCGTGGGCACCGGCGGGCTCGCCGGCGCACGCCTCGTGCCCCGGGCGCGCGCCACCTCCGGCTCCTTGGCCCGCTCCTCGGCTGCAGGCTCGGGCGGCGCGAGCGGCTCGACGAACACCGGCAGAGGAGCGGCGGGCGGCGAGCGGAGGAGCTGCTCCGTCGCGGCGCTGAGCGCGCGCCCGCCTCGGCGTCCGAGCGCGTCCGCGGCCGACGATGCCCCGGCCGCCAGGAGGGGCAAGGGCAGCGCCAGGCACAGCACGAGGACCCAGCTCGGGCGTTCCACTCGAGCGAGCTTACCACGCGGGCCTCGGCGCGGTTCCGTTCAGTTCCGGATCCGCCAGTTTCCCGTGTAGGTCCGCCCGATGTCGTCGCAGGTCGGGTCCGTGACGATGAGCTCGGGTCGCGCGTTCTGGCACACGACGATGGTGTTCTGCCGGAACGTCCGGCCGAAGTACACGGCCTCGTCGCGCTGGATGCCGTGCACCAACCAGGCCGGCTCGCGCCAGACGCCCTCCGGCTCTTCGTCGTAGCCCACGCAGTGCTCGACCCGATAGCAGCCGAGGATCAGCAGGTCGCGCATGACGTGGTGTCGGGACTCGTTGACGCGACGCGGGAGCAACATGCTGCGGGGGTTGTAGGCGGTGAGGATCGCGAAGTCCCGCCGCAAGAGCTCGGGCATGGTGCCGATGTCCTGCACGATTTCGCCGTCCAGCGACACGCGCAGGAGCCCGGCCTCCGAGGGCAGCTCGTAGACGGTCGCGAAGTAGGAGCGCAGCAGGTTCTGATCCACGGAGCGGCCTTTCTAACGCAAATCCGGGCGACCGACCACTCAAGCCTGGAATCGATAGCCCACACCGCGCACGGTCAAGAGGTGGGCCGGATCGCTCGGGTCGTCTTCGAGCTTGGCCCTGAGCTGCAGCATGAAGTTGTCGATGGTGCGCGGCGTGCCGTGATGGCCGGGGCCCCACACGCGCCGAAGGATCTGCTCGCGGGTCAAGACGCGCCCCGCCTCCTCGATCAAGCAGAGCAGAAGGTCGAACTCGGTCGCGGTCAGAGGGACCGGCTCGCCCCCGCGGGTGACCTCACGCGCTGCGATGTTGATGGTCAGGCTTCCGGCCACGACGACACGATTGCCCGGCCGCGCGATGGCGTCGCGGCGGAGCTGGGCCTTCACCCGTGCCAGGAGCTCGGCGAGGCTGAAGGGCTTGGTGATGTAGTCCTCCGCGCCGAGCTCGAGACCCATGACCTTGTCGAGCTCGGCGCCGCGGGCCGAGAGCAGCACGATCGGGGTCTTGCAACCCTCGCCGCGCAGGTGTCTGAGGATCTCCAGGCCGTTCACCTTGGGAAGCATGATGTCCAGGATCACGAGCGACACCTCGGGCGAGCGTGCCACGGAGAGCCCGGTCTCGCCGTCAGTGGCCACGACGACCTCGTAGCCTTCGGCTTCCAGGTTCATGCGCAGTCCGAGCGTGATGCTCTCGTCGTCCTCGACGACCAGGATGCGTTTCTTGGGCTCAGCCATCGCCTGCCGACTCCGTGGCCTGACCCGAACCGGGGGCCGGTTTCCGGGATAACACGATCGAGAACGCGCTGCCTCGACCCGGTGCGCTCGTGAGCTCGATGCGCCCGCGGTGCGCTTTCACCACGTGTTTGACGATCGCCAGGCCCAAGCCCGAGCCCTCGCGCTCCCGAGAGAGCCGGTCGTCGACGCGGTAGAACTTCTCGAAAATGCGCGCGTGCTCCCGCTGCTCGAGGCCCTGACCGTTGTCCCTCACGACGAAGCGCACGTCTCGCGGCCCGGCTTCCACGCTGAAGTGAATCTCCGGAGGATCGCCCCCGTACTTGACCGCGTTGGTCAACAGGTTGAGGAGCGCGTCCGAGAGCGCGGCGCGGTCCGCGTCCACGAACGCGTCCTCTTCGGGGAGCTGCACCTCGAACGTGGCCTTGCGCCGCTCGAGCACGGGCCGGAACGCCGAGCTGGCCTGGGCGACGACGTCCTTGGCGCTGGCACGAGCGATGGTGAACTCCTTGCGCCCGCTCTCCATGCGACCCCAGTCGAGCAGGCGATCGATCAGCTCTTGGAGCCGCATGCTCTCTCGGGTGAGCCCTTCGATGCACTTGTCCTCGGCTTCCACGTCGCCGCGCCTGAGCGCGAGAGTTTCGGCGAAGAGCCGGATCGAGGTGAGCGGCGTACGCAGCTCGTGGGACACCTTGGAGACGAAGTCGCTCTGGAGCATGGACAGGCTGGCTTCTCGCCTCACGAACACCCAGACCAGGATGACGCCGGTGACGGAGGCCCCGCTGAAGCTGACCACGAGGATGCCCATCAGCAGGTTGGCCTGCATCTCGCCGAGGAAGAGCAGGACCGCGCCCACTGTGAGCAGGAGCGCGGTGGGCACGACGATGAGCGAGACGAGCAGGATGACGATCCTGCGGTAGCCGAGCTCCCGAGACGCCATCAGCCGACCGCCAAGTCCACCTTCAACGCTGCCAGGAGCAGCGCAGAGCTCCAGGCCTGCGCGGGGCAGCCCCGCCAGCGGTGCGGCTCTTCGCCGTCCGCGATCTGCGCGACGTGCCCCAGCACCGGGCCGCCTTGGACCGCGCGCTCGACCAGCTCCGAGAGCTCGGCCCGGACGTCTTCGTCGCCCGGGTTCTGCGCCCGCACGGCGCGGATGTAGAACCCGAGCAAGAAGGGCCAGGCCGAGCCCTGGTGCAGGGCGCGTTCACGCTCGTTCAGGCTTCCTTCGTAGTGGCCTTCGAAGGCGCGGTCCTCGCTGCTCAGCGTGCGGATGCCGCGCGGGGTCAGGAGCTCCGTGCGCACCTTGGCCAGGACGGCGTCGGCCTGCCAGGGCTCGAAGAGCTCCGGCGCGACGGCCAGCGCGATCAGCGCGTTGGGCCGAACGCTGGCGTCGGCCCACGACTCCGCGCTGGCTCGCTCCGCGCTCATGTCGTCGAAGGGATAGTCGGTCTCGTTGCACCAAAAGCGCGCCGAGAACCCCGCGAGGACGGCGTCGCGGCAGGCCTCCGCCGCCCGAGCGAGCTCGGCGTGGCCGTAGTAGCGCGCCCACGCTGCCAGCGTTCGACAGGCGCTGAACCAGAGGGCCTGATGTTCCACGGCGAGACCGTTGCGCGGCGTGACCGGCACGGCGCCGGTGCGCGCGTCCATCCATGTCCCCGGCTCCGGCGGCTCCGTGAAGACGAATCCTTCGGGGCTGAGCCCCGCACCGTGCGGCCGGCGCCGACCCCTGAGCCGGAGGAAGGCCCGCAAGAGGCCAGGGTAGACTCGGGTCTTCACGAAGGGGTCATCGAGCCCGATCGAGTCGGCGAGCGCCCGCGCCGCCTCGAACAACCAGAGCGTGGCATCCGGAGAAGGGACGCGCGGCCCGGTCGTGGCCGACGGGACCTCCCTCGGTAGGAGCCCGGCTCGCAGGAGCTGGAGTGCCGCCGCGAGCGAGGCCGTCGCCTGGGACAGGCGGCCTCGAGCGAGGTAGGTGCCGCGAAACGCGATCAGCCAGTCCCTGAGGGGCGCGCCCAGCCACGGGTAGCCAGCGACGATCGCGGGCCGGGAGCACGCGTCGCTGCTGAAGCTGTCGCACGCGACCGACAGCGTGCGCACGGTGCTCGGCGTCGCGGCGCCGGGATCGAGCGACAACAAGTGCTCGCGCGCCTCCGCCATGAGCTCCTCCGGCGTCGCGCTCGGTAGCCCACCCACGCCGACCACGAGATAGGCGTGGGAGTCCGGATCGAGCGTCAGCTCGAAGGTGCCCGGCGTCCACATGTCCTCCTGGAAATCGGAGTAGCGCCGGAGGTCCTCTCCGTATTCGAACCGCCGCCACCAGTCCGGCGAGCCCATGAACACGCCGCGGTGACCGAACACGATGGGCGGCAACGCGAGGATGGGTTGGACCTCGACCTCGTTGGCACGCAGAGTCACCTTCTGCTTCATTCCGCCGTGCTCCCGCGCCAGGTGCTCGAGCGGGCGGAGCGGCATCAGCGGCATCAACGACATGCGCGCCGGCGAGCCCCCGGCCCAATGGTAGCGCAGAACCACGGCGTTCTTGCCGCGCGCCAGCGCCACGGTACGCTCGAGCGTGCCCTTGCCAAGCCGGTAGAGCCAGCGCGGGAGCGGGTCTTGCGCGAAGGTTCGGAGGTTCCGATAGCCGAGCGTGGGCGCGACTCCTGGGAACTGATGGGTCGCGAGCTTGAAGGTGCGATCGGCGACGGTCACCGTCGTCTCGGCGTGACTCAGGATGACGTAGCGACCGAGCGGCGGCTCGAGAGCGGCGACCAAAAGGCCGTGATGCCGTCGCGTGTGCATGAGCGCGAGCGTGCTCATGGCGTAGGCCCCGGCCCCGTTGGTGTGCAGGAACTCGCGCTCCGCTCGCTCGAGCTCGCCGTCGATGGCGACGGCGGGCCAGGGTCCGTCACGCGGCCCCTCCCAGCGCGGCCCGCGGTGGCTCATGCCTGCTCCCGCTGCTCGAGCGCTCCGAGCGCCGCGGCCCGCATCGCAGCGATGGGCGGCTCGACGCCGAGCCAGATGCGAATGGCCGCCGCGGCCTGACCCACGAGCATGCCCAGGCCCCCGCGAGCGCGGAGCCCCCTACCCCGGGCAGCCTCCAGGAACGGCGTCACGGCCGGGGTGTAGACCACGTCGTAGGCCAGCGCGGAAGCCGGAACGCGCTCCCAGGGGATCAGCTCGGCGATCCCTTCGCCGGGGGGGCCCCCACTCATGCCGGCGCTGGTGGCCTGGATCAGGACATCCGCGCTGCAAACGGCGTCCGAGAGCGCAGAAATCGCGTGCGGGTCGTCGGGCCAAGAGCAGCAGCGCGCGCCCATGCGGGCGAACAGCTCCTCGGAGGCCTCCGTCCGGCGGCGCGCCACCACGGTGATGTCACGCAGGCCGCGGGCACGGCAGGCGCTGACCGCAGCACGGGCGGCGCCGCCCGCGCCGACCACGAGCGCCGAGGTGGCTCCCGGCGCGTATTGCGCGAGCTCCTCGATCAGTGCGTCGACGTCGGTGTTGAAGGCGACGAGCTCGCCGTGCAGCGCGGCGAGCACGTTGGCCGCCTCGGTCTCGCGCGCCCAAGCGTCGGCTTCGTCCGCCAGCTCGAGCGCGCGGCCCTTGTGGGGCAAGGTGACGTTCGCGCCGGCGATGGCTCCGCGGCGGATCTCGGCGACCGCGGCCACCAACGCAGCGTCGTCCGGACAGTCCACGAGCTCGTAGCGGTGCGCAAGACCGAGCGCCCGGTAGGCGGCCGCGTGGATCGCCGGTGACAGCGAGTGGGACACGGGGTGACCGAGCAGAACGAAGCGGCTCATGACGCAGTATCGCCGGGCTCCGTGCCCGTGACCCGGGCCGCGATGCGACCGTCGTGCACGCGAACGGAGATCTCGTCGCCGGCGACGACCTCGCTGGCGGCTCGGAGCGCGCGACCGTCCGCGCGAGTCGCGATGGCGTAGCCACGCGCCAGCACGGCCAACGGCGACAGCGCCGAGAGGCGGGCTGCCAGCTCGCCGAGCCCTGCGCGCGAGCGGCCGAACCGGACCGCCGACGCGGCCTCGAGCCGCGTGAGGAGCGGGGTCAGCCGAGCCTCCGCTTGGGCCAGCACCGCGCGGGGGTGCCGCGCGGACAGGCGCCGTTCGGCCTCCGTCAGCGCCGCCCGACGGCGCGCGAAGCTCTTCAGCGTGACGCGCTCGATGCGCGCCCTGAGCTCGTCGAGACCTTGTTGGCGCACGGCGATCACGAACCGCGGGTCCGAGAGTCGGGCGCGCAAGCGCTCGATCCGCGAGCGCTCCTCCAGCAAGCGCCCCTGCACGGCGTGGAGCAGGTGCCGGCGTTGCCGGGAGAGCAGCTGCCTGCGCGCCTCGGCGTCCGGGATGACCAGCTCGGCGGCCTGCGACGGCGTCGCCGCTCGGAGGTCGGCCGCGAGATCCGCCAGCGTGACGTCGATCTCGTGGCCCACGGCGCTGACCACCGGCACCCGGGTCGAGGCGATGCGCCGCACCACGCGCTCGTCGTTGAAGGCCATCAGATCCTCGCCCGAGCCGCCGCCGCGCCCGACGATGAGCACGTCGAGCCCCGGGTAGCGCTCGATCAGGTCCAGCGCCCGCACGATGCTCTCGGGCGCGGAGTCACCCTGCACTAGGGCCGGGCTCAGCACCAACCGCGCGCCGCCGCGTCGGAAGGCGACCGTACGGATGTCGTGAAAGGCGGCGCCTGCCGAGCTCGTCACCACCCCGACGACGCGGGGCTCCAGGGGCAGCGCGCGCTTGCGCTCGGGTGCGAACAGCCCCTCCTCGGCCAGACGGGCCTTCAGCTTCTCCAGTGCCTCGAGCAGCGCGCCCCGCCCCGCCGGCCGGAGCGTCTCGGCCACCAGCTGAAGCCGGCCGCGCGGCGCCCAGAGCGTGGCCCGGCCGAGGAGCTGCACCCTCGCCCCCTCCGAGAGGTGCCGCCGCGCGCGCAGCGCGTTCATGCGGTACATCACGCACTCGACCACGGCGTCCTCGCGCTCGTCCTTCAGCGTGAAGTAGGCGTGGCCGCTGGACGCGACCTTGAGCGAGGTGATCTCGCCCTCCACCCACTCGCGGCCGGTGACCGACTCGACGGCGCGCTTCAGCCGCCGATCGAGCTCCGCGACGCCGATGACCTCCTCGGGACCCGCCACGGCGGCGGTTATAGCGCGGTTCGCCGGGACTGGTATCCTCGGCCGCCCGACATGCCCAACTGGCTCTACGTCGCAGCATGCGTGGTGCTGCCCGCCGTCTGGGGAGTGCTGATGTACTTCGCGTTCGGCGCGCTCGAGCGGCGGCGCAAGAAGAACGCGAGGCGGGACGCTCCCCCACCCATCGACTACTCGATCTGATGCTGGTCGCCGGCCAAGAGGTGAGCCTGCTCGCGCTGATCGCGCTCGGCGTGGTCGTGGGCTTCGTGGCCGGCCTGTTCGGCATCGGCGGCGGCTTCATCTTGACGCCGCTCTTGTCGGTGGTGCTGGGGATCCCGCTGCCCATCGCCATCGGTAGCGGCCTGTGCCAGATGGTCGGCACCGCAACCGTCGCCTACCTCAAGCACCAGAAGCTCGGGCAAGGCGAGCCGCGCTTCGACTGGCTGATGCTCGGAGGCTCGCTGCTCGGCGTGTCGGCGGGGGCGAGGACCGTCGCCTTCCTGGAGGCGCAGGGAGACGTCAGCCTGCTCGGTGGCAGCCTGCCCATGGCGACGCTGGTGCTCTACGCCGCCTACATCGTGTTCCTGCTCGGCTCGGCGGCGAGCCTCATGCGTCGCTCGCAGGGCACGGTCGAAGCGCTCTCCTACGTGCGCCGCGGTCCCTTCGCCCGCGCCGCGCTGCCGCCCTACGTGGACCTGCCGCGGGTTCCGCTCACGCGAGTCTCGGCGCCGGTCATCGCCTACCTCGGCCTCGCGCTCGGCTATCTGAGCGGCCTGCTCGGCCTGGGCGGCGGCATCGCCCTGATGCCGGTCCTGCTCTACGGCTTCGGCTTCCCGATCAAGCAGGCCGCCGGCACCGGTATCCTGGTGCTCCTCGTGACGTCCGTGAGCGGCACCCTGGCCCACGCCGCGCTCGGCCACGTCAACCTGCCGCTCTCGCTCACCTTGCTGGCCGGAGCGAGCATCAGCGCGCAGCTCGGCGCGTTGACCACGAATCGCCTGCCGCCGAGCGTGCTGCGACGCGGCCTCGCGGCGTTGATCTTGGTCACCACGGCGGCGCTGCTCTGGGCGCTGGTTCGGCGCATCGTGTAGGCTCGCCGGACCTTGCCCGCATTCGCCAGCATCGCGGACGTGATCGGCGACACCCCGCTCGTGACGCTACCGCGGCTGTCCCGGGAGCTCGGTGTCTCCATCCAAGCCAAGCTCGAAGGCGTGAACCCCGCCGGCAGCGTCAAGGACCGCATCGCCCGCGCCATGGTGGACGACGCCGAAGCGAGCGGCAGGCTCCGGCCCGGCGCCACGCTGATCGAGCCGACTAGCGGCAACACCGGCATCGCCTTGGCGATGATCGCCGCCCAGCGCGGCTACCGCCTGATCCTGACCATGCCCGAGGCGATGAGCCGCGAGCGCGTCCAGCTCTTGCGCGCCTACGGCGCCGAGATCGTGCTGACGCCGGGCACGCTGATGAAGCACGCGGTCGAGCAGGCGGAGCAGCTCGGCACGACGACGCCGGGCTCGGTGCTGCTCCGTCAGTTCGAGAACCCGGCGAACCCGCGGGTCCACGCCGAGACCACGGCCGAGGAGATCTGGCGAGACACCGCGGGCCGCGTGGACGTGTTCGTCGCCGGCATCGGCACCGGCGGGACCATCAGCGGGGTCGGCAGGGTGCTCAAGGCGCGGAGCTCGGGCGTGCGGATCGTGGGCGTCGAGCCCAGCGGCGCGGCGGTGCTGTCCGGACGCGCTCCCGCGGGTCATCACATCCAGGGCATCGGCGCCGGCTTCGTGCCCAAGGTGCTCGATCGCAACGTGCTCGACGAGGTCGTCGCCGTGAGCGAGCAGGACTCCCTCGACGCCGCGCGGCGCCTGGCCCGCAGCGACGGTGTGCTCTCCGGCTTCAGCGCCGGCGCCGCCATGGCCGCGGTGTTCCGCCTCGCCGCGCGACCCGAGCTCTTTGGCAGGCACTTCGTGGTGGTCCTGCCCGACACGGGAGAGCGCTACGTCTCCACGCCCCTGTTCGAAGCGATCGCGGGCTGAGGCAGCTCCGGCAGCGCCAGCTCCACCCGCCCGCCGGGGAAGAAGTCTGCGAAGCTCGGCTCGACTACCCGCTCGAGCCGCTCGGCGATCTCGCCGGCGCGCCCGAGGTCGAGCCCCATGCCGTGCACCTCCAGATCGCCGCGCAGGCGGTGCGTCAGGCGCTTGACGCGCTCGAAGGTCGAGAGGTACGCGCCACGCCAGATCGCCAGGTACGGCCGATGGTCCATCGGGTTCATCGTGAGCAGGCGCCGCACGCGGTTCGAGGGCAAGAAGGTGTAGGTGCTCACGTGCGGGTGTTTGCGCAGCACCCACTCCCGCGCGTGCTCGAAGCGGGTGTACGACAGCGAGCGGATGTCCTGGTCGATGTTGTAGAGCACACCGCGCCGGTGCGCGGTACCCACCACCTGCGACACGTAGGGCACGAACGGATCGATGATGAACACCAGGTCGGCGCCGCGCTCGATGGCCTCGACGAAGTTGCTGGTGCGGGTGACGGCGCCGTCTTCGTAGTAGCGGTCCTCGATCTCCACCGCGGCGAACGCCGGGTTCACGCTGACCGAGCCCTGGACCGCCACGCTGATGGGAACGGCGTCTCTGCCCTCCGAGCCGAAGACCACGTGGCGCCGTGCGTCCTGGTCCGAGGCGCCGATGTAGAGCGGCTTCTTCAGGCGGCGAAAGTCGTTCTCCGCCGGGGCGCGCGACAGGATCTCGCGCAGCACCCGCTCGAATCGGTCGGAGCGAAACGGCGGTCCCACCAGCGACGTGTAGTCGAGCACCAGGTCGTTGAAGCTGGGCAGCGTGCGGTGCCAGGCCAGCTCGTAGGCGGCGTGCCAGAAGATGTCGGTGGCGGCCGACAGGCGCTCCGTCATGTCCCGCCAGTTCAGGTGGCTCAAGCGAAAGAGCTGGAGGTCGAGGGGCGGGATGCGCCCGCCGGGATGGGAAGCGATGGCCGCCATCAGCTCGTCCACCGAGTAACCTGCGCTCAGGATGCCGGTGACCACCGCGCCGGCGCTGATGCCGAAGTACATGTCGAGCCCGGCGACGCCCGGCGAGATGCAGTCTTCCAGGCACTTCAGCGCGCCGAGCTCGAAGTAGATCCCGGTGATGCCGCCGCCCGACGCCGCCAGCGCCGTCTTGCCGACGCGGCGACGCGCGGTGAGCTCGACCATCGCGTCGAGCACGCGCCGGGGAAATCCGGCCTCGTCACCGCGCTCCCTGAGCACGTGACCGACGCCGCGCGCCCCGAGCTCGGTCAGGAGACGATCCGAGCGCTCGTCGTCGCCCTTGACCAGCGCCAAGATGCGGTGGAAGCCGTAGCGAAGCTCGACGTCGGCGGGGCGGTCGAGCCGGCTCAGCAAGAACTGGGTGCGCGCGGCACAGGCTTCACGGTCCTCCTGCGTGTCCGCGCGTAGATCGAGCAAGAGCAGGTGGAAGTACGCGCCACCGAGACCTCGCTCGACTCCCTCCGCGCTGGTCTCGACCGAGAGCTCGAGCTCGGTGCCCGCGTGCTCGAGCAGCGGCGGGTCCAGCGACAGCACGCGCGCCTGGCCGGACAGGCGCTCGAGGCACGTCGCGGGTGGACGCCCCGCCGCGGAGAAGTAGAGGACGCGCTTCGACACTTGGGGGCATTGTGGCTCCACCGGGATTGCTCCGGTAGACGAAAGCTTTTCGCCGGCGCGGCCGATCCACGAGTTGGGCAGTCTTGCCAGGGCCAGAGAACCCGACGGCGCTTCCCCGGCGCCAGTCAGCAGCACGAACCGCCTCCGCGCGGTTCCATGCTATGGACGCGCCGCCATGTTCAAGAAAGTGCTGATCGCGAACCGCGGAGAGATCGCCGTTCGCATCGCCCGCACGCTGAAGGAGATGGGCATCGTGCCCGTGGCCGTCTACTCCGAGGTGGACAAGGACGCGTTGCACGTGCGGGTCGCGGGAGAGGCCTGGGAGATCGGGCCGGCTCCCGCCGCCGAGAGCTACCTGTGCATCGACAAGCTGATGGACGTCGCCAAGCGGGCGGGCTGCGACGCGCTCATCCCCGGCTACGGCTTCCTCAGCGAGAACCCGGCGCTGCCCGAGGCGTGCGAGGACACCGGCATCGTGTTCATCGGTCCGCCGGCGAGCGCCATGCGCGACCTGGGCTCGAAGACCGCGGCGCGCGAGAAGATGAGCGCCGCCGGCGTCCCCATCGTCCCGGGTGGTCCCGCCGACACGCTGGAGGAAGCCAGGCAGAGCGCAGCTCGCATCGGCTACCCGGTGATGCTCAAGGCCACCGCCGGCGGCGGAGGCAAGGGCATGCGCCTGGTGGCGAACGAAGCGGAGCTCGCCTCGGCGCTCGAGCGCGCCAAGAGCGAGGCCAAGAAGGCCTTCGGCAACGACGTGGTCTACATGGAGAAGGCCATCGTGCGGCCGCGCCACGTCGAGATCCAGGTGCTCGGGGACCGGCACGGCAACGTCGTCCACCTATTCGAGCGCGACTGCTCGATCCAACGCCGCCACCAGAAGGTGGTCGAAGAGACGCCGAGCCCGGCCCTGGACGACGCGACGGCCCGCGAGATGGGCGAGGTAGCGGTCAGAGGCGCGAAGGCGGTCGGCTACTACTCCGCCGGCACGTTCGAGTTCCTGCTGGCGGAGGACCGCTCGTTCTACTTCCTGGAGGTGAACACGCGCCTGCAGGTGGAGCACCCGATCACCGAGCTCTGTACCGGCACGGATCTGGTACGGGAGATGGTGCGCATCGCCGCCGGGGAGAAGCTCGGCTACGACCAAGAGGCGGTGGTGCGGCGCGGCGCCGCCATCGAGTGCCGCGTGTACGCGGAGGACCCGAGCATCGGGTTTCTGCCGAGCCCCGGTACGATCAGCGAGCTGCGCGTGCCGGCTGGTCCGGGCGTGCGCGACGACAGCGGCGCGTACGAGGGCTGCACCATCAGCTCCAGCTACGATCCGCTGATCTCGAAGCTCTGCGTCTGGGCGCCGAACCGCGAGCAAGCCCTTGGGCGCATGCGCCGCGCGCTCGCCGAGTACGTGGTCGCCGGCATCCGCACCAACCTGCCCTTTCACGAGCGCCTGTTCGAGCAGCCGGAGTTCATCGCCGGGCGTTACGACACCGGCTACATCGATCGCAACAAGACGGCCCTGCTCGGCGGCACGCTCATCCCCCCGAGCGACAAGCAGCTGTACGCCGCTGCGGTCGCCCTGGCGGCTTTCCGAGAGAAGCGTCCGCCGAACCTGCTCGGTCACGTCA contains:
- a CDS encoding DUF3293 domain-containing protein, whose protein sequence is MDQNLLRSYFATVYELPSEAGLLRVSLDGEIVQDIGTMPELLRRDFAILTAYNPRSMLLPRRVNESRHHVMRDLLILGCYRVEHCVGYDEEPEGVWREPAWLVHGIQRDEAVYFGRTFRQNTIVVCQNARPELIVTDPTCDDIGRTYTGNWRIRN
- a CDS encoding response regulator transcription factor, yielding MAEPKKRILVVEDDESITLGLRMNLEAEGYEVVVATDGETGLSVARSPEVSLVILDIMLPKVNGLEILRHLRGEGCKTPIVLLSARGAELDKVMGLELGAEDYITKPFSLAELLARVKAQLRRDAIARPGNRVVVAGSLTINIAAREVTRGGEPVPLTATEFDLLLCLIEEAGRVLTREQILRRVWGPGHHGTPRTIDNFMLQLRAKLEDDPSDPAHLLTVRGVGYRFQA
- a CDS encoding two-component sensor histidine kinase, which codes for MASRELGYRRIVILLVSLIVVPTALLLTVGAVLLFLGEMQANLLMGILVVSFSGASVTGVILVWVFVRREASLSMLQSDFVSKVSHELRTPLTSIRLFAETLALRRGDVEAEDKCIEGLTRESMRLQELIDRLLDWGRMESGRKEFTIARASAKDVVAQASSAFRPVLERRKATFEVQLPEEDAFVDADRAALSDALLNLLTNAVKYGGDPPEIHFSVEAGPRDVRFVVRDNGQGLEQREHARIFEKFYRVDDRLSREREGSGLGLAIVKHVVKAHRGRIELTSAPGRGSAFSIVLSRKPAPGSGQATESAGDG
- a CDS encoding glycogen debranching enzyme N-terminal domain-containing protein yields the protein MSHRGPRWEGPRDGPWPAVAIDGELERAEREFLHTNGAGAYAMSTLALMHTRRHHGLLVAALEPPLGRYVILSHAETTVTVADRTFKLATHQFPGVAPTLGYRNLRTFAQDPLPRWLYRLGKGTLERTVALARGKNAVVLRYHWAGGSPARMSLMPLMPLRPLEHLAREHGGMKQKVTLRANEVEVQPILALPPIVFGHRGVFMGSPDWWRRFEYGEDLRRYSDFQEDMWTPGTFELTLDPDSHAYLVVGVGGLPSATPEELMAEAREHLLSLDPGAATPSTVRTLSVACDSFSSDACSRPAIVAGYPWLGAPLRDWLIAFRGTYLARGRLSQATASLAAALQLLRAGLLPREVPSATTGPRVPSPDATLWLFEAARALADSIGLDDPFVKTRVYPGLLRAFLRLRGRRRPHGAGLSPEGFVFTEPPEPGTWMDARTGAVPVTPRNGLAVEHQALWFSACRTLAAWARYYGHAELARAAEACRDAVLAGFSARFWCNETDYPFDDMSAERASAESWADASVRPNALIALAVAPELFEPWQADAVLAKVRTELLTPRGIRTLSSEDRAFEGHYEGSLNERERALHQGSAWPFLLGFYIRAVRAQNPGDEDVRAELSELVERAVQGGPVLGHVAQIADGEEPHRWRGCPAQAWSSALLLAALKVDLAVG
- a CDS encoding shikimate dehydrogenase, whose product is MSRFVLLGHPVSHSLSPAIHAAAYRALGLAHRYELVDCPDDAALVAAVAEIRRGAIAGANVTLPHKGRALELADEADAWARETEAANVLAALHGELVAFNTDVDALIEELAQYAPGATSALVVGAGGAARAAVSACRARGLRDITVVARRRTEASEELFARMGARCCSWPDDPHAISALSDAVCSADVLIQATSAGMSGGPPGEGIAELIPWERVPASALAYDVVYTPAVTPFLEAARGRGLRARGGLGMLVGQAAAAIRIWLGVEPPIAAMRAAALGALEQREQA
- the xseA gene encoding exodeoxyribonuclease VII large subunit, which gives rise to MAGPEEVIGVAELDRRLKRAVESVTGREWVEGEITSLKVASSGHAYFTLKDEREDAVVECVMYRMNALRARRHLSEGARVQLLGRATLWAPRGRLQLVAETLRPAGRGALLEALEKLKARLAEEGLFAPERKRALPLEPRVVGVVTSSAGAAFHDIRTVAFRRGGARLVLSPALVQGDSAPESIVRALDLIERYPGLDVLIVGRGGGSGEDLMAFNDERVVRRIASTRVPVVSAVGHEIDVTLADLAADLRAATPSQAAELVIPDAEARRQLLSRQRRHLLHAVQGRLLEERSRIERLRARLSDPRFVIAVRQQGLDELRARIERVTLKSFARRRAALTEAERRLSARHPRAVLAQAEARLTPLLTRLEAASAVRFGRSRAGLGELAARLSALSPLAVLARGYAIATRADGRALRAASEVVAGDEISVRVHDGRIAARVTGTEPGDTAS
- a CDS encoding sulfite exporter TauE/SafE family protein codes for the protein MLVAGQEVSLLALIALGVVVGFVAGLFGIGGGFILTPLLSVVLGIPLPIAIGSGLCQMVGTATVAYLKHQKLGQGEPRFDWLMLGGSLLGVSAGARTVAFLEAQGDVSLLGGSLPMATLVLYAAYIVFLLGSAASLMRRSQGTVEALSYVRRGPFARAALPPYVDLPRVPLTRVSAPVIAYLGLALGYLSGLLGLGGGIALMPVLLYGFGFPIKQAAGTGILVLLVTSVSGTLAHAALGHVNLPLSLTLLAGASISAQLGALTTNRLPPSVLRRGLAALILVTTAALLWALVRRIV
- the cysK gene encoding cysteine synthase A, with the protein product MPAFASIADVIGDTPLVTLPRLSRELGVSIQAKLEGVNPAGSVKDRIARAMVDDAEASGRLRPGATLIEPTSGNTGIALAMIAAQRGYRLILTMPEAMSRERVQLLRAYGAEIVLTPGTLMKHAVEQAEQLGTTTPGSVLLRQFENPANPRVHAETTAEEIWRDTAGRVDVFVAGIGTGGTISGVGRVLKARSSGVRIVGVEPSGAAVLSGRAPAGHHIQGIGAGFVPKVLDRNVLDEVVAVSEQDSLDAARRLARSDGVLSGFSAGAAMAAVFRLAARPELFGRHFVVVLPDTGERYVSTPLFEAIAG